A segment of the Chloroflexota bacterium genome:
CACTTGAGCGAGGGCACAGGCCGGGGCAGGCGTTCCAGCGGGCCGACTTGAATTTTGAAGTATTGCTCGCCGGCGCGAGGGTGATCGGGTTCGGTGCGAAGAAGCTCGGCGCGGGTCGTCAGTTCGTGGCCGAGCACGGGCGCAGTGAAGTTGATGGCCCACTTCTCGTCGCCGAAGTCCGCTGTCTGGTAAAACGCCAGGCGGTCAACGCTCACCGTCTTGGGCGCTTTTTTGTAAGGGATGCGATACCAGCCCAGCACTCGCGCAATTTCCAGATCGCGCGGCGAGGGCATGACGGCGGCGAGGATGAGATCGGTGGGGTTCATGGCAACCTCTCAATTCACAATTGACAATTCACAATGCTCAATTGTGATTTGTCAATTGTGAATTACTTTCAAGCTGTTTTTCCGTGGCAGTTTTTGTATTTCTTGCCGCTTCCGCACGGGCACAGATCATTTCGGCCAACGCCTTCGTATGCGGTTCGTCTGAGAGGTTGCCGCCAGCGCGGAATGGATGGAATGAAAGCCGGAGGAGGAGGCGACTCATCTTCTTCTTCGTCTTCCCACTCCTCTTCTTCGTCAACTGGCACAGTAATAGCAGGCGTGCGCAAAATCTGCCAGGCAGCCGCCAACAACGCAATGAGGGCTATCAGCGACATGAAGGACGCTTCGTAAGTCGAAAGCGGCAAGAAGCGTGAAAGCAACAGCCCGAGGCCGGCCGCCATGAGCACCATCAACGCCGCGCCGAGCGCAATGGCCAGCAGAATAACGATCGCCAATCCTATTGTCACCAGAATCGCTTTCATCTGTTTCCTTTCAGTGAACGATACCTGAATCCTTCTTGCCGTCGAGCGTGTACACGTCGGCGTCAGCGGCTTGAAGTTGGATGTTCGACCCGTAAGCCGTGCGAAGCGCATTGTTGATGGCCGCCACCACGTCGGCCAGCCGCCCCTCGTTCTCCACTGTGCCGCGATACCCTTTGAGGCTGGGTAGTGCCAGGAGCGCTTAAATTAGACAGCGGCTCTCGCCTGCCTGATTCTAGCATCCATCTCCGGCACCAACTGCTGGTGCTTGATCCACCACTCCGGGTCTTTCTGGGCGTCGAGTTCTTCCACCGTCTTGCCCTGCTGTTCCACCCAAGTGTAATACTTCAAATTATGCCACTGGCGGCGCATGTCGGGCGTGCCGTCTTTGATCCAGTCGGTCTTGGCCCCGTGAAAGATGGCTTCAACATAGGCCATCGCCCGCGCCTCGTCAATCGCGCCGTAGTCACGAGCCATGTCGCCCATCACCGAGTGATAACGGTCAATCGCGTCGGTGCAGATGGTGACGATGACGTCGTTCTTGCCGAACTGATAATGCTTGGCCGTCTTGATCGCGCCCAGCACGTTGCACACGCCAGAGATGCCGAAGAGGGTTGAGAGCGAGCGGACCTTCTCTGCCGGGATGCCGTAGCGCCTGGTCAACACTTCCTGGCCGGCTTCGTCCGTCAGCACCTGCAACCCTTTCTTGCATTCGATGTCGTCAACGCACATGATGGCGTCCATGTTCAGCACGTTATGAATCCACGTCACGTGCTTGTCACCGATGCCTTGAATGTCGTGGCCGCCGTAGCCGTTGTTGTACAGCGTCGGGCACTGAACAGGTTCGAGGCCCACGATCTTGTGATCGGGGAAAGCCTGCTTGATCCGGTCGCCCGCCGCAATCGTCCCGGCGCTTCCCATCGCCGAGCAGTAAGCGGCAATCGAGCCGTCGCCCACGCCCTCGGCTTTCAACTCCGCCGCCAGTTCCACAATGGTGTTGCCGGTGACGTGGTAGTGGAAGCGGTAGTTGCCCATCACTTCAAACTGGTTGAGGATGCGAATGTTCGGGTCGCGGCGCAGTTCCCAGGTCTTGTCGTAAATCTCTTTGACGTTAGACTCGACGCCAATGGTTTTGATGACCTGCGCGCCGTAGCTTTCGATTTTCTGGAACCGCTCCTTGCTCATACCTTCGGGGAGAACGACGATGGATTTCGCGCCGACCCGGCCACCCACCCACGCCCCGCCGATGCCGTAGTTGCCGGTGCTGGGCCAGACGACGGTGTGTTTGTTGATGTCCACCCGGTCGAAGACCAGTTCTTCGATCAACACCGAGTAGGCGGCCCCCACTTTGTGGGCGCCGCTCGGAAAGTCGCGTCCATATAAAACGACGATAGGCGCGTCCACGCCGGTCAACTCTTTCGGCAGAACTTCATATTTGATTTTGTTGTCGGCTCCGCGCCAGGTGATGTTGTAAAGATTGACCGGGTCGAGCGGGGCGTCCTTCAACGCCTTGACCGCTTTCTGCCGAATAGCCGGGTCAATTTTGTCCGGGTGCAACATTTCTTCAAACGTGGGTCCCAAAACTGCTTTGGTCATGTTTATTGTCACAAAGGCACCAAGACATAAAGACACAAAGTTTTTCTTCGCGTCTTAGAGTCTTCGTGCCTTCGTGTTCCTTAGTCGCGTGAGATCGTCGCCATTGCTCTGAACGCGCGGTGGGCAGTGATCATGTCAGGCGCAGTGTATTCAAGGCGCGTGCCGCTGATTCGTTCGGTTCCGGGGATGAGGAAGGCGCGGTCGCAGTGGCGGGTGTAGACGAATTCGACGGCCAGGCGCACGGGCGTTTCTACTTTGAACGGTTGAGCCGCCTTGCCTTCCCGGAACTTGATGACCGCCCGGGCCGCCGCCTCGCAAATTTTGTGCCGGGCCTCGGCCAACGGCAGGCACTGGGCCGCGCTCTGCCCGGTCGCGTTCTTCACCACCGCAATTTCGAGCGCCGAGCCGATCATATCCTGCCCTTCCTGGCAGGCGTGTTGATCGCCGGTGAGAGCGATGACGGGCACGTTGTAGTGGGCGGCCACCGCCGCGTTCAGCCCGATCTCGCCCATCAACCGGTCATTGAGATAGACGGCCCGGATTCGAGAGTCCGACCAGGTGTGATCGAGAATCGCCTTCTTGGTTCCGGCGGTTGCGTGGTAGCCGACGAGCATGGCCGCGTCGGGTTGCGGCTGGTCGTCAATGCCCTGCATCATCGCAAACGGCGAGGGCGAGCCGGCGTTGAGTTTGGCGCGCGAGTCCAGTTCTTCGAGTAGGATGTTGCGGGCGTTCCAGTGGCCGTCGCTCACAATCACTTCGTCGGCGCCGCCCTCGAACGCGCCCTGGATGGCCGCGTTCACGTCGCCCGTCATCAGCTTGCGACTGCGCGATTGATATTCCACGTGGCCGGGCGTGACCTGTTCCCAGTCTACGATGCCGGAGATGCCTTCCATGTCAGCGGAGATAAGTAGTTTCATAAGAGTCCTGAGTTAGAGATGTGTCCAATGAAAAATCATACAACAACACGGTGACGTTCTCAAAGTCGTGCCACTCGGCCAGGTAAGGCTCAGCCGCTTTCAACCATTCCAGCCGTTCAAGGTCTGGCGCGTTGCGATACAGGTCTTGCAGAAGAAGCTCTTTGTCACTCGCCGCCCCGCCCGATTCAAGCCGGTAGACAAACCACAGCCGGCCCTGCAGTGGCGGCTCAACCTGCGAATCACCATCCATCGCTTGCAACGACAGATCGCCATGATAGTAGTAATCAAATGCCCAGTAAAAGATGCTCCGGCTCAACAAGATGTCACCCGAACGTGAATGGGCCGTGACGTACTGCGCCGCCCCTCTCCAGTCTTCGCCGAAGGTGTTCGGCGTTGACAGCGTCTGCCAACCCATCAGGCCAACCAGCAAGGCGGCCAACGCATTGCCAACCCACGGCGTGCGCCGCCTGATAAGTTCCACACCCGCGGCCAGCGCCAGTGCGAAGGCGCACAGTGAGCCGATGAAATATCGATCCACGTACAACGGTCGTCGAAACGATATGGCGAACGTAAGCACGGGCGGCAGGAGCCACCACAACGCCAGAAGCAATGACTGCTGGCGCAGGCGTAATTGATACATCCCAAAGCCGGCAACCGCGATGGCGACCGCCACCCCAAATTGCCATCCGGGCACAGTTCCATTTATGAATCGCCCAAAGG
Coding sequences within it:
- a CDS encoding pyridoxal-phosphate dependent enzyme, yielding MTKAVLGPTFEEMLHPDKIDPAIRQKAVKALKDAPLDPVNLYNITWRGADNKIKYEVLPKELTGVDAPIVVLYGRDFPSGAHKVGAAYSVLIEELVFDRVDINKHTVVWPSTGNYGIGGAWVGGRVGAKSIVVLPEGMSKERFQKIESYGAQVIKTIGVESNVKEIYDKTWELRRDPNIRILNQFEVMGNYRFHYHVTGNTIVELAAELKAEGVGDGSIAAYCSAMGSAGTIAAGDRIKQAFPDHKIVGLEPVQCPTLYNNGYGGHDIQGIGDKHVTWIHNVLNMDAIMCVDDIECKKGLQVLTDEAGQEVLTRRYGIPAEKVRSLSTLFGISGVCNVLGAIKTAKHYQFGKNDVIVTICTDAIDRYHSVMGDMARDYGAIDEARAMAYVEAIFHGAKTDWIKDGTPDMRRQWHNLKYYTWVEQQGKTVEELDAQKDPEWWIKHQQLVPEMDARIRQARAAV
- a CDS encoding M55 family metallopeptidase is translated as MKLLISADMEGISGIVDWEQVTPGHVEYQSRSRKLMTGDVNAAIQGAFEGGADEVIVSDGHWNARNILLEELDSRAKLNAGSPSPFAMMQGIDDQPQPDAAMLVGYHATAGTKKAILDHTWSDSRIRAVYLNDRLMGEIGLNAAVAAHYNVPVIALTGDQHACQEGQDMIGSALEIAVVKNATGQSAAQCLPLAEARHKICEAAARAVIKFREGKAAQPFKVETPVRLAVEFVYTRHCDRAFLIPGTERISGTRLEYTAPDMITAHRAFRAMATISRD
- a CDS encoding glycosyltransferase family 39 protein, whose protein sequence is MTKQSSLFLTIVITLLAFGLRARDLGAASLWNDEGSTAFTIRQSWPEMVDRLWEDAVHPPLFFAAEKLLAGLGDSEFALRLPAVFFGVASVAAVARLGREWINGRAGLLAALFLAVSPFIVWYSREARMYSLLALLSIGVMAGFGRLLFSSPLRRALPAFAAISAVLYLTHYFALFLPLTQFAYLLVTFRQNHERLRRWALAQGLAALPIGLWIAGQYRHGVTLKIAWIPSPQWETLWLTFGRFINGTVPGWQFGVAVAIAVAGFGMYQLRLRQQSLLLALWWLLPPVLTFAISFRRPLYVDRYFIGSLCAFALALAAGVELIRRRTPWVGNALAALLVGLMGWQTLSTPNTFGEDWRGAAQYVTAHSRSGDILLSRSIFYWAFDYYYHGDLSLQAMDGDSQVEPPLQGRLWFVYRLESGGAASDKELLLQDLYRNAPDLERLEWLKAAEPYLAEWHDFENVTVLLYDFSLDTSLTQDSYETTYLR